In Paraburkholderia phenazinium, one DNA window encodes the following:
- a CDS encoding polyhydroxyalkanoate depolymerase: protein MLYQLHEFQRALLSPLTAWAQAASKSFANPASPFAYVPGATRLSAGYELLYRLGKDYEKPEFNLHQIVKDGHNIPIIEQAIVEKPFCRLLRFKRFADDSGAVSQLKDEPVVLVCAPLSGHHSTLLRDTVRTLLQDHKVYITDWIDARMVPLEDGAFHLDDYVAYIQEFIRHIGAKDLHVISVCQPTVPVLAAISLMASRGEETPRTMTMMGGPIDARKSPTSVNSLATQHSFEWFDNNVIYTVPPNYPGVGRKVYPGFLQHTGFVAMNPERHAASHWDYYQSLLRGDEDDAEAHRRFYDEYNAVLDMDADYYLDTIRVVFQEFRLAEGTWDVAGERVRPQDIKKTALFTIEGELDDISGDGQTRAAQDLCSGIPAEHKQHFTAEKCGHYGIFSGRRWRTIIYPQLRDFILAHNKAPKVAKEKVEA from the coding sequence ATGCTCTATCAACTGCATGAATTCCAGCGGGCTCTGCTCAGCCCGCTGACCGCCTGGGCCCAGGCCGCGTCGAAATCCTTCGCGAATCCGGCCAGCCCTTTCGCCTATGTGCCAGGCGCCACACGTCTTTCCGCCGGTTACGAATTGCTCTACCGGCTAGGCAAAGACTACGAAAAACCCGAATTCAACCTGCACCAGATTGTTAAGGATGGTCATAACATCCCGATCATCGAACAGGCGATCGTCGAGAAGCCGTTCTGCCGTCTGCTGCGTTTCAAGCGTTTCGCCGACGACAGCGGCGCTGTCAGCCAACTGAAAGACGAGCCGGTCGTGCTGGTGTGTGCGCCGTTGTCCGGCCACCACTCCACGCTGCTGCGCGACACGGTGCGCACGCTGCTGCAGGACCACAAGGTGTACATCACCGACTGGATCGACGCACGCATGGTGCCGCTCGAAGACGGCGCGTTCCACCTCGACGATTACGTTGCTTATATTCAGGAATTCATCCGTCACATCGGCGCCAAAGATCTGCACGTGATCTCCGTGTGCCAGCCTACAGTGCCGGTGCTGGCCGCCATTTCGCTGATGGCGAGCCGCGGCGAAGAAACGCCGCGCACGATGACGATGATGGGCGGCCCGATCGACGCGCGTAAGAGCCCGACCTCGGTCAACTCGCTCGCCACGCAGCACTCGTTCGAATGGTTCGACAACAACGTGATCTACACGGTGCCGCCGAACTATCCGGGCGTGGGCCGCAAGGTCTATCCGGGCTTCCTGCAACACACGGGTTTTGTGGCCATGAATCCGGAACGGCACGCGGCCTCGCATTGGGATTACTACCAGAGCCTCTTGCGCGGCGACGAAGACGACGCCGAAGCGCACCGCCGTTTCTATGACGAGTACAACGCGGTGCTCGACATGGACGCCGACTATTACCTCGACACGATTCGCGTCGTCTTCCAGGAATTCCGTCTGGCTGAAGGCACCTGGGACGTGGCCGGCGAGCGCGTGCGGCCACAGGACATCAAGAAGACCGCCCTCTTCACGATTGAAGGCGAGCTCGACGACATCTCCGGCGACGGTCAGACGCGCGCCGCTCAGGACCTGTGCAGCGGCATTCCGGCGGAGCACAAGCAGCATTTCACCGCGGAAAAGTGCGGCCACTACGGCATTTTCTCGGGCCGCCGCTGGCGCACCATCATTTATCCGCAACTGCGTGACTTCATCCTTGCCCACAACAAGGCACCCAAGGTCGCGAAGGAAAAAGTCGAAGCCTGA
- a CDS encoding TetR/AcrR family transcriptional regulator codes for MNQPKIKRDPEGTRRRILLAAAEEFANGGLFGARVDQIARRAETNERMLYYYFGSKEQLFTAVLEHAFGALTEAERTLDLNGIAPVEAITRLAHFVWDYYRDHPELLRLINNENLHEARYMQKSTRIREMISPIVATLGSILERGQRAGLFRTNVDPLRFYVTLSGLGYYIVSNRFTLEATLGRDFSSASERSEVVQMNTELLLAYLLRR; via the coding sequence ATGAATCAGCCGAAAATCAAAAGAGATCCTGAAGGCACCCGGCGCCGTATTCTGCTCGCGGCAGCTGAGGAATTTGCAAATGGTGGGTTGTTCGGCGCACGCGTCGACCAGATCGCCCGCCGCGCGGAAACCAATGAACGCATGCTCTATTACTACTTCGGTAGCAAGGAGCAGCTTTTCACGGCCGTCCTCGAACACGCCTTCGGCGCGCTCACGGAGGCCGAGCGCACGCTCGACCTGAACGGTATTGCACCGGTCGAGGCCATTACGCGTCTTGCGCATTTTGTGTGGGACTACTACCGGGATCATCCGGAGCTGCTGCGTCTCATCAACAATGAGAATCTGCACGAGGCGCGCTACATGCAGAAGTCCACGCGCATCCGGGAGATGATCTCGCCCATTGTGGCGACGCTGGGCAGCATTCTCGAACGCGGCCAGCGCGCGGGTCTGTTCCGCACCAATGTCGACCCGCTGCGCTTTTACGTCACGCTCTCGGGCCTCGGCTACTACATCGTGTCGAATCGCTTCACGCTGGAGGCGACACTCGGCCGCGATTTCAGCAGCGCTTCCGAGCGTAGCGAAGTCGTGCAGATGAACACCGAGTTGCTGCTCGCGTATCTGCTTAGACGCTAG
- the rsxB gene encoding electron transport complex subunit RsxB → MTVTDSITLADRVEDLLPQTQCTKCGYAACRPYAEAVAVGTANYNQCPPGGIEGVARLAALLGKPVIPLNPANGVERPRPLAVIDESLCIGCTLCMQACPVDAILGAPKQMHTVIEALCTGCDLCVAPCPVDCIAMVPVTGAATGWDAWTEAQARAAREHHDQREARLARERNAAEARVAARRAASSTASEAAAAVSAASAAPADTPAPAATVAAADDADARKRAIIQAALERARQKKAELAAKGAGPQNTERVSADVQAQIDAAQARRRRLGIEETAESAPTSPAADAPATPRVPKP, encoded by the coding sequence GTGACCGTGACCGATTCCATAACACTCGCAGACCGCGTCGAAGATCTGCTCCCCCAGACACAATGTACGAAGTGCGGCTATGCAGCATGCCGCCCGTACGCCGAAGCAGTGGCCGTTGGCACAGCGAACTACAACCAATGCCCGCCGGGCGGTATCGAAGGCGTGGCGCGGCTGGCCGCCCTGCTCGGCAAGCCGGTGATCCCGCTCAATCCCGCCAATGGCGTCGAACGGCCGCGGCCCCTGGCCGTGATCGACGAGAGCCTGTGCATCGGTTGTACGCTGTGCATGCAGGCGTGTCCGGTGGACGCGATCCTTGGTGCACCGAAGCAAATGCACACGGTGATCGAGGCGCTCTGCACCGGCTGCGATCTGTGCGTCGCGCCCTGCCCGGTCGACTGCATTGCGATGGTCCCCGTTACGGGCGCGGCAACCGGCTGGGACGCGTGGACCGAAGCACAGGCGAGAGCCGCTCGCGAACACCACGACCAGCGCGAGGCGCGTCTCGCACGCGAACGCAATGCAGCGGAAGCCCGCGTGGCCGCTCGCCGGGCTGCGAGCAGCACAGCCAGTGAAGCGGCCGCTGCCGTGTCCGCTGCATCCGCTGCGCCTGCTGACACGCCGGCACCTGCTGCTACCGTAGCCGCCGCCGACGACGCCGATGCCAGAAAACGCGCGATCATCCAAGCCGCGCTCGAACGTGCCCGTCAGAAGAAGGCTGAACTGGCCGCCAAAGGCGCGGGTCCGCAAAACACGGAGCGCGTGAGCGCCGACGTGCAGGCCCAGATCGACGCAGCGCAAGCGCGTCGCCGGCGCCTCGGCATCGAGGAAACCGCTGAGTCCGCACCCACATCGCCAGCCGCCGACGCGCCCGCCACGCCTCGTGTACCCAAACCCTGA
- the nth gene encoding endonuclease III, translating to MNTNKRRAIYETLQSLNPHPTTELEYTTPFELLIAVMLSAQATDVSVNKAMRKMFPVANTPQQIVELGEEGVTGYIKTIGLYRTKAKNVVATCRILLDQYGGEVPDDREALESLPGVGRKTANVVLNTAFGHPTIAVDTHIFRVANRTGLAPGKDVRTVEAALEKFTPAEFQQDAHHWLILHGRYVCKARRPECWHCVIEPLCEFRPKTPPPDL from the coding sequence ATGAACACGAACAAACGCCGCGCCATCTACGAGACACTCCAGAGCCTCAACCCGCACCCCACGACCGAACTCGAATACACCACGCCGTTTGAACTGCTGATCGCGGTGATGCTGTCGGCGCAAGCCACCGACGTATCGGTCAACAAGGCCATGCGCAAGATGTTCCCGGTCGCGAACACGCCGCAACAGATCGTCGAGCTCGGCGAAGAAGGCGTGACCGGCTACATCAAGACCATCGGCCTCTACCGGACCAAGGCGAAGAACGTCGTCGCGACCTGCCGGATTCTGCTGGATCAATACGGCGGCGAAGTGCCGGACGATCGCGAGGCGCTCGAGAGCCTGCCGGGGGTCGGCCGCAAGACGGCCAATGTGGTCCTGAACACGGCCTTCGGCCATCCCACCATCGCGGTCGACACGCACATCTTTCGGGTTGCGAATCGAACCGGCCTGGCGCCAGGCAAGGACGTGCGCACGGTCGAAGCGGCGCTGGAGAAATTCACGCCCGCCGAGTTCCAGCAGGACGCGCATCACTGGCTGATTCTGCACGGCCGTTATGTCTGCAAGGCGCGTCGCCCCGAGTGCTGGCATTGCGTGATCGAACCGCTGTGCGAGTTCAGGCCGAAAACCCCGCCGCCCGATCTGTAA
- a CDS encoding DUF1841 family protein, translated as MFNPSRDEVRSFFTETWRKQREGAILTPLEAIAADWIVEHPEYHAELTEGAAASAQDYSPERGQTNPFLHLSMHLAISEQLSIDQPPGIRAAHERLAARLGSTHDAQHAIMECLGETLWEAQRSGTPPDTDAYLQRIERRASRD; from the coding sequence ATGTTCAATCCCAGCCGCGACGAAGTCCGAAGCTTTTTCACCGAGACCTGGCGCAAGCAGCGCGAAGGCGCGATCCTGACACCGCTCGAGGCCATCGCCGCCGACTGGATCGTCGAACACCCCGAATACCACGCCGAGTTGACGGAGGGCGCCGCCGCGTCGGCGCAGGACTACTCGCCGGAGCGCGGCCAGACCAACCCGTTTTTGCATCTGTCGATGCATCTGGCGATCAGCGAGCAGTTGTCGATCGATCAGCCGCCCGGCATTCGCGCCGCTCACGAGCGTCTCGCTGCCCGTCTCGGCTCGACCCATGACGCGCAGCACGCGATCATGGAGTGCCTCGGGGAAACCCTGTGGGAAGCGCAGCGCAGCGGCACGCCGCCCGACACCGACGCGTACCTGCAGCGCATCGAACGCCGTGCCTCGCGCGACTGA
- a CDS encoding c-type cytochrome, translating into MKKPQLALHTTFKAACAAAALFGLAAANVAHAADADNGKVLADAHNCAACHGVNLNKPVSPEYPKLAGQHSDYVYWALRQYQMGNGNPHFGRNNAIMQAQVQSLSQSDMKDIAAYVESLSGDLVQKK; encoded by the coding sequence ATGAAGAAGCCTCAACTGGCACTCCACACGACGTTCAAGGCTGCCTGTGCAGCGGCGGCACTGTTCGGTCTGGCCGCAGCCAACGTGGCGCATGCCGCCGACGCCGACAACGGCAAGGTGCTGGCCGACGCGCACAACTGCGCGGCCTGCCATGGCGTGAACCTCAACAAGCCGGTGAGCCCGGAATATCCGAAGCTCGCGGGTCAGCATTCCGATTACGTGTACTGGGCATTGCGCCAGTATCAGATGGGCAACGGCAATCCGCACTTCGGTCGCAACAACGCGATCATGCAGGCGCAGGTGCAAAGCCTGTCGCAAAGCGACATGAAGGACATCGCGGCGTATGTCGAATCGCTGAGCGGCGATCTGGTCCAGAAGAAGTAA
- a CDS encoding c-type cytochrome, whose translation MNKIVGKHVVIAALSVLAGYAASAQAADVVGNAKAGQGKVAMCIGCHGIPEYRTAYPEVYRVPVLGGQNQAYLENALHEYKKGDRHFETMHAITASLSDQDIADIAAYYAAQTPASKSNPDK comes from the coding sequence ATCGCAGCGCTGTCGGTGCTAGCGGGCTACGCGGCCAGTGCGCAGGCCGCGGATGTCGTCGGCAACGCCAAGGCAGGTCAGGGCAAGGTCGCGATGTGTATTGGCTGCCACGGCATTCCTGAATACCGCACGGCATACCCGGAGGTCTACCGGGTGCCGGTCCTCGGCGGCCAGAATCAGGCGTACCTTGAGAACGCGTTGCACGAATACAAGAAGGGCGACCGTCACTTCGAGACGATGCACGCCATCACCGCGTCGTTGTCGGATCAGGACATTGCCGACATCGCTGCGTACTACGCGGCGCAGACCCCCGCTTCGAAAAGCAATCCCGACAAGTAA